gtgtggagtttgcaagttctccctgtgttcatgtgagtTTTCTCtgagtgttccggtttcccccgcagtaaAAGACATGTGTAATAGGTAaaatggatgaactaaattggctatagtgcatgtgtgtgcatatgagtaTGGGtctttcccattactgggttgcagctgaaagggcatctgctatgtaaaacatatgctgaataagttggaggtttattctgctgtggcgacccctactgaataaagagactaagctgaaggaaaatgaatgaattcaattCTTCTGAAGGTCACGAACAAAAGAATATTTTTACTTTATCTGAGAAAACGAgacaaagaaaaataagaaaagcattttttttgcattgtgattattaaatttcTGTAGCTAAatgctgttagactccccagaaaaatagagctatttaaaccatcttgtgaaactgACTGTATTCAAATCacaatatttaatgcaaaaaaaaataaaatataaaaatttttccTATATCATGCAGCCTTAATGCTACagcaaaaatgtcaaaacaaaGGAGGTAAAATCCCTTTATCTTCACAATGAAATATCTGTTGGCCAGACACAGTGGTTCATGCTTTCCGAATTGTTAAAATAGCATCTAGAAGGATGCTTTTAGTCCAAAGACTGTATACTCCATACATTTAAGTATCTTAAATTAAAATTAGGTTCAAAATAGATTTTCTGATGATTCTAGCAAaggttcagatttttttttttgcaaatatttaattaattgaaaaataattaaagggtttttaaatgaataacacATTTAGATTATgaatgaatcattgtaaatattctgattattattatttattattacaattttattataaaatggtgattgttaaatgtaaagtttattaaaaaattattttgtacttttattttccatttattttttattactatttttttctacTACTACCACTATTTATCGTTTactatgttttttaatatatactgtatgtatgttcttttttaatttaatgtaaatgcTTTGACAATACATTTGTAATgaattgaaattaattaaaatgagagagagagggggagggagggagagagggagagagtcaTTACGGGAAAGGTTTCAGAGCCAGGGACTTGAATTTGGGTCGTCTGAAGCTCTGCCCAGAAAGCTTCAATGTTAAGTTACTTTCAAAAGGTCATTCCCTCTATTTTGATTGCCACTGTAAATACCAGTGGCTATATCCTGGACAATTTACAGCACTGTTAATCCAGAGCCTTAGCAAATGGTCCTAAACAGACTGGACTGCAAGCTTCCAACAGCATATAATGACAAATGCACAGGTTTAAAATGACTATGACCTCAAGCTGTTTGTTTACAGGGAAGAGGAAGGACACATATGCTGCATTGTTCATGCAAATGGTACTTGTGTTTATACTGGATGCTGCaacatatataaaaactaaaattacgTTTGCGTATACAATCTCATTCAGGAAGACTGACTTTTAAATCTTCCCGATgtttaatataaatcattataaatcacaGCAGGACGCTCAGGATCTAGAATGTTGTCCGACCATTTACCCCAGCTATAgattgttttgcctgtatatgttttttgaCTTGTGTGACTTGCATTTTCTGAATCACCAAAGACCCCTGTTTTAGCTAAAACTCTTTTGTTGTATTGTTCTACTAAACAAAAAAaggtcacctacatcttggatggcctgagggtgaataaattaacaGCTAATTTTCGTTTTGGAGTGTACTATCCCTTAAATGCACTGTGAACAGAAATAAAAGATGAGATTCTACGACCTGGCATGCtaagcatttgaacaaaacacacgTTGACCCGATGTTCTAATTAGCTGCTGATTAATGTGCTGTTTTCCTCACCTAGTGGCGGCTGCAGCATGCCTCCATTCTTCTCACAATTCCCAATAGGCTGGATTTCTGCTGAGTCTACCAGGCGCCAGAAATCATTCTTGTTGTCGCTTCCATCTAGTCGCAGGCGGAGGCGAGAGCCCGTCAGGCCCACCACTGTAGCGATGCAGGTGGACGTAGTGTTTCTGGGATCCTGAGCTTCCAGCTTCATGCCAGCCTTAAACTCATTCTCCGGAGGTTCAGTGCTCTGAGAATAAGCCAGCaagcattatttgtttttaaaagatgtctaatagatgtctaatagacctctaaacataatcgttttggCTAAAacaattagatgtctattagattttcactgacagccttgTTTTGGCCTAGCTGTTTACATTTAGACgtctaataaacacaaaattgtttgctgagtAAGGGTCACGtttttacttaaagggatagttcatccaaaaatgtcctgttaatttactcacccacaggtcATTCAAGGTGAAGGTgactatttttagctgaatctgtggtTTTTGGTTattcatataatggcagtgaaataggatataatgtt
This sequence is a window from Danio rerio strain Tuebingen ecotype United States chromosome 16, GRCz12tu, whole genome shotgun sequence. Protein-coding genes within it:
- the scmh1 gene encoding polycomb protein SCMH1; amino-acid sequence: MKKPVPQKGHFSWEKYLKETGAVAAPAQYFKQSTEPPENEFKAGMKLEAQDPRNTTSTCIATVVGLTGSRLRLRLDGSDNKNDFWRLVDSAEIQPIGNCEKNGGMLQPPLGEENSTLISS